One window from the genome of Nicotiana tomentosiformis chromosome 5, ASM39032v3, whole genome shotgun sequence encodes:
- the LOC104092678 gene encoding DNA repair protein RAD51 homolog 3 isoform X1 — translation MEVSSLPISASQRAKLISAGYSSLSSLFSVSYSDLARDLNISENEAIGILRVASQRRGSERSNGTSSIVNEEGSYSWNFSLGAQTAWDMLNEEKSLGRITTSCSELDDVLGGGISCKEVTEIGGVPGIGKTQLGIQLAVNVQIPMDYGGLQGKAIYIDTEGSFMVERALQIAEACLEDMQEYHGFLKKDLQACQLNMKPTDFLENIFYFRVCSYTEQIAVVNYLDKFISEHKDVKVVIIDSITFHFRQDFDDMALRTRLLGGMALKLMKLTKKFTLAVVLLNQVTTKYIEGSYQLTLALGDSWSHACTNRVILYWNGNERYAYIDKSPSVRSASAQYSVTGRGIRSSVSNCKRVKMM, via the exons ATGGAAGTTTCAAGTCTTCCGATATCGGCATCGCAGAGAGCAAAGCTGATCTCCGCCGGCTActcttctctttcttctctcttttccGTCTCCTACTCCGACCTTGCTCGCG ATCTAAATATTTCAGAAAATGAGGCGATTGGAATTTTGAGAGTTGCATCACAAAGGAGGGGATCTGAAAGATCTAATGGAACTAGCTCCATTGTCAATG AGGAAGGAAGTTATTCATGGAATTTTTCATTAGGAGCACAGACTGCATGGGATATGCTAAACGAGGAGAAATCACTTGGACGTATCACAACATCCTGTTCCGAGCTGGATGACGTTTTGGGTGGGGGAATAAGTTGCAAAGAGGTTACTGAAATTG GTGGGGTGCCAGGAATTGGTAAAACGCAACTTGG TATACAACTTGCAGTGAACGTCCAAATTCCTATGGATTATGGTGGTCTGCAAGGCAAGGCAATATATATAG ATACAGAAGGCAGCTTTATGGTGGAGCGCGCTTTACAAATTGCTGAAGCTTGTCTAGAAGACATGCAAGAATATCATGGATTTTTAAAGAAGGATTTACAAGCTTGTCAACTTAACATGAAGCCAACGGATTTCCTTGAGAACATATTCTATTTTCGTGTTTGTAGTTACACAGAGCAAATTGCTGTTGTAAATTACTTGGATAAGTTCATCTCAGAGCATAAAGAT GTTAAGGTTGTAATTATtgatagcattacattccatttCCGACAAGATTTTGATGACATGGCCCTTAGAACCCGACTACTTGGTGGAATGGCCTTAAAGTTGATGAAGCTCACAAAGAAATTTACTTTGGCA GTTGTCCTCTTGAATCAAGTAACCACCAAGTATATCGAAGGGTCATATCAGTTAACTCTTGCATTAG GAGATAGCTGGTCACACGCTTGCACTAACCGGGTGATTTTATACTGGAATGGTAATGAAAGGTATGCATACATTGACAAGTCGCCTTCTGTTCGATCAGCATCTGCTCAATATTCCGTGACGGGCAGAGGGATTCGGAGCTCTGTTTCAAACTGTAAACGAGTCAAGATGATGTAA
- the LOC104092678 gene encoding DNA repair protein RAD51 homolog 3 isoform X2, with amino-acid sequence MEVSSLPISASQRAKLISAGYSSLSSLFSVSYSDLARDLNISENEAIGILRVASQRRGSERSNGTSSIVNEEGSYSWNFSLGAQTAWDMLNEEKSLGRITTSCSELDDVLGGGISCKEVTEIGGVPGIGKTQLGIQLAVNVQIPMDYGGLQGKAIYIDTEGSFMVERALQIAEACLEDMQEYHGFLKKDLQACQLNMKPTDFLENIFYFRVCSYTEQIAVVNYLDKFISEHKDVVIIDSITFHFRQDFDDMALRTRLLGGMALKLMKLTKKFTLAVVLLNQVTTKYIEGSYQLTLALGDSWSHACTNRVILYWNGNERYAYIDKSPSVRSASAQYSVTGRGIRSSVSNCKRVKMM; translated from the exons ATGGAAGTTTCAAGTCTTCCGATATCGGCATCGCAGAGAGCAAAGCTGATCTCCGCCGGCTActcttctctttcttctctcttttccGTCTCCTACTCCGACCTTGCTCGCG ATCTAAATATTTCAGAAAATGAGGCGATTGGAATTTTGAGAGTTGCATCACAAAGGAGGGGATCTGAAAGATCTAATGGAACTAGCTCCATTGTCAATG AGGAAGGAAGTTATTCATGGAATTTTTCATTAGGAGCACAGACTGCATGGGATATGCTAAACGAGGAGAAATCACTTGGACGTATCACAACATCCTGTTCCGAGCTGGATGACGTTTTGGGTGGGGGAATAAGTTGCAAAGAGGTTACTGAAATTG GTGGGGTGCCAGGAATTGGTAAAACGCAACTTGG TATACAACTTGCAGTGAACGTCCAAATTCCTATGGATTATGGTGGTCTGCAAGGCAAGGCAATATATATAG ATACAGAAGGCAGCTTTATGGTGGAGCGCGCTTTACAAATTGCTGAAGCTTGTCTAGAAGACATGCAAGAATATCATGGATTTTTAAAGAAGGATTTACAAGCTTGTCAACTTAACATGAAGCCAACGGATTTCCTTGAGAACATATTCTATTTTCGTGTTTGTAGTTACACAGAGCAAATTGCTGTTGTAAATTACTTGGATAAGTTCATCTCAGAGCATAAAGAT GTTGTAATTATtgatagcattacattccatttCCGACAAGATTTTGATGACATGGCCCTTAGAACCCGACTACTTGGTGGAATGGCCTTAAAGTTGATGAAGCTCACAAAGAAATTTACTTTGGCA GTTGTCCTCTTGAATCAAGTAACCACCAAGTATATCGAAGGGTCATATCAGTTAACTCTTGCATTAG GAGATAGCTGGTCACACGCTTGCACTAACCGGGTGATTTTATACTGGAATGGTAATGAAAGGTATGCATACATTGACAAGTCGCCTTCTGTTCGATCAGCATCTGCTCAATATTCCGTGACGGGCAGAGGGATTCGGAGCTCTGTTTCAAACTGTAAACGAGTCAAGATGATGTAA
- the LOC104092678 gene encoding DNA repair protein RAD51 homolog 3 isoform X3, with protein MEVSSLPISASQRAKLISAGYSSLSSLFSVSYSDLARDLNISENEAIGILRVASQRRGSERSNGTSSIVNGAQTAWDMLNEEKSLGRITTSCSELDDVLGGGISCKEVTEIGGVPGIGKTQLGIQLAVNVQIPMDYGGLQGKAIYIDTEGSFMVERALQIAEACLEDMQEYHGFLKKDLQACQLNMKPTDFLENIFYFRVCSYTEQIAVVNYLDKFISEHKDVKVVIIDSITFHFRQDFDDMALRTRLLGGMALKLMKLTKKFTLAVVLLNQVTTKYIEGSYQLTLALGDSWSHACTNRVILYWNGNERYAYIDKSPSVRSASAQYSVTGRGIRSSVSNCKRVKMM; from the exons ATGGAAGTTTCAAGTCTTCCGATATCGGCATCGCAGAGAGCAAAGCTGATCTCCGCCGGCTActcttctctttcttctctcttttccGTCTCCTACTCCGACCTTGCTCGCG ATCTAAATATTTCAGAAAATGAGGCGATTGGAATTTTGAGAGTTGCATCACAAAGGAGGGGATCTGAAAGATCTAATGGAACTAGCTCCATTGTCAATG GAGCACAGACTGCATGGGATATGCTAAACGAGGAGAAATCACTTGGACGTATCACAACATCCTGTTCCGAGCTGGATGACGTTTTGGGTGGGGGAATAAGTTGCAAAGAGGTTACTGAAATTG GTGGGGTGCCAGGAATTGGTAAAACGCAACTTGG TATACAACTTGCAGTGAACGTCCAAATTCCTATGGATTATGGTGGTCTGCAAGGCAAGGCAATATATATAG ATACAGAAGGCAGCTTTATGGTGGAGCGCGCTTTACAAATTGCTGAAGCTTGTCTAGAAGACATGCAAGAATATCATGGATTTTTAAAGAAGGATTTACAAGCTTGTCAACTTAACATGAAGCCAACGGATTTCCTTGAGAACATATTCTATTTTCGTGTTTGTAGTTACACAGAGCAAATTGCTGTTGTAAATTACTTGGATAAGTTCATCTCAGAGCATAAAGAT GTTAAGGTTGTAATTATtgatagcattacattccatttCCGACAAGATTTTGATGACATGGCCCTTAGAACCCGACTACTTGGTGGAATGGCCTTAAAGTTGATGAAGCTCACAAAGAAATTTACTTTGGCA GTTGTCCTCTTGAATCAAGTAACCACCAAGTATATCGAAGGGTCATATCAGTTAACTCTTGCATTAG GAGATAGCTGGTCACACGCTTGCACTAACCGGGTGATTTTATACTGGAATGGTAATGAAAGGTATGCATACATTGACAAGTCGCCTTCTGTTCGATCAGCATCTGCTCAATATTCCGTGACGGGCAGAGGGATTCGGAGCTCTGTTTCAAACTGTAAACGAGTCAAGATGATGTAA
- the LOC104092678 gene encoding DNA repair protein RAD51 homolog 3 isoform X4: protein MELAPLSMTAWDMLNEEKSLGRITTSCSELDDVLGGGISCKEVTEIGGVPGIGKTQLGIQLAVNVQIPMDYGGLQGKAIYIDTEGSFMVERALQIAEACLEDMQEYHGFLKKDLQACQLNMKPTDFLENIFYFRVCSYTEQIAVVNYLDKFISEHKDVKVVIIDSITFHFRQDFDDMALRTRLLGGMALKLMKLTKKFTLAVVLLNQVTTKYIEGSYQLTLALGDSWSHACTNRVILYWNGNERYAYIDKSPSVRSASAQYSVTGRGIRSSVSNCKRVKMM, encoded by the exons ATGGAACTAGCTCCATTGTCAATG ACTGCATGGGATATGCTAAACGAGGAGAAATCACTTGGACGTATCACAACATCCTGTTCCGAGCTGGATGACGTTTTGGGTGGGGGAATAAGTTGCAAAGAGGTTACTGAAATTG GTGGGGTGCCAGGAATTGGTAAAACGCAACTTGG TATACAACTTGCAGTGAACGTCCAAATTCCTATGGATTATGGTGGTCTGCAAGGCAAGGCAATATATATAG ATACAGAAGGCAGCTTTATGGTGGAGCGCGCTTTACAAATTGCTGAAGCTTGTCTAGAAGACATGCAAGAATATCATGGATTTTTAAAGAAGGATTTACAAGCTTGTCAACTTAACATGAAGCCAACGGATTTCCTTGAGAACATATTCTATTTTCGTGTTTGTAGTTACACAGAGCAAATTGCTGTTGTAAATTACTTGGATAAGTTCATCTCAGAGCATAAAGAT GTTAAGGTTGTAATTATtgatagcattacattccatttCCGACAAGATTTTGATGACATGGCCCTTAGAACCCGACTACTTGGTGGAATGGCCTTAAAGTTGATGAAGCTCACAAAGAAATTTACTTTGGCA GTTGTCCTCTTGAATCAAGTAACCACCAAGTATATCGAAGGGTCATATCAGTTAACTCTTGCATTAG GAGATAGCTGGTCACACGCTTGCACTAACCGGGTGATTTTATACTGGAATGGTAATGAAAGGTATGCATACATTGACAAGTCGCCTTCTGTTCGATCAGCATCTGCTCAATATTCCGTGACGGGCAGAGGGATTCGGAGCTCTGTTTCAAACTGTAAACGAGTCAAGATGATGTAA
- the LOC104092679 gene encoding probable tRNA N6-adenosine threonylcarbamoyltransferase, mitochondrial isoform X2 gives MAEEAHALVIDQVVQEALDKANLTEKDLTAVAVTIGPGLSLCLRVGVQKARKVAGSHNLPLVGVHHMEAHTLVARLVEKELQFPFMALLVSGGHNLLILARDLGHYIQLGTTIDDAIGEAYDKTAKWLGLDLRRSGGPAVEELAREGDARSVKFKVPMKQHKDCNFSYAGLKTQVRLAIEAKRINAEVSLASASNEDRQARADIAASFQRVAVLHLEEKCERAIDWALNIEPSINHLVVSGGVASNKYVRARLDEVVKRKGLKLVCPPPSLCTDNGVMVAWTGIEHFRLGRFDPPPPANEPEDVVLDLRPRWPLGEEYAEGKSEARSLRTARIHPSLTSLIKASVKQESQSTI, from the exons ATGGCAGAGGAAGCTCATGCACTGGTGATTGATCAG GTGGTACAAGAAGCACTAGATAAAGCTAATCTGACTGAAAAGGATCTAACTGCGGTTGCTGTCACCATTGGTCCTGGTTTAAGCCTTTGTCTGCGAG TTGGTGTGCAGAAAGCAAGAAAGGTTGCTGGTTCTCATAATTTACCTCTTGTCGGGGTCCATCACATGGAAGCTCATACTCTTGTTGCCAG ACTAGTGGAGAAAGAGCTGCAGTTTCCTTTCATGGCCCTACTTGTCTCAG GAGGGCATAACCTTCTAATCCTTGCACGTGATCTTGGCCATTATATACAACTTGGGACAACAATTGATGATGCAATTGGCGAGGCATATGACAAGACAGCAAAATGGCTTGGTCTTGATTTGAGGAGGAGTGGGGGCCCCGCTGTGGAGGAGCTAGCTCGAGAAGGAGATGCCAGATCTGTCAAATTTAAA GTCCCTATGAAACAACACAAGGATTGCAACTTCTCGTATGCTGGTCTGAAGACGCAAGTGAGGTTGGCAATTGAAGCAAAAAGAAT TAATGCTGAAGTCTCTCTTGCTTCAGCTTCTAATGAAGATAGACAGGCTCGGGCCGATATTGCTGCCTCCTTCCAG CGAGTTGCGGTATTACATTTGGAGGAAAAGTGTGAACGGGCAATTGATTGGGCTTTGAACATTGAGCCTTCAATAAATCATTTG GTAGTGTCTGGAGGTGTTGCTTCTAATAAGTATGTCAGAGCTCGTCTTGATGAGGTTGTGAAACGGAAAGGGCTGAAACTTGTATGCCCCCCTCCTAGCCTTTGTACTGACAATG GTGTAATGGTTGCATGGACTGGCATTGAACATTTCCGTCTTGGCAGATTTGATCCTCCGCCTCCTGCAAATGAACCAGAAGATGTTGTG CTTGATTTGCGCCCAAGGTGGCCACTTGGCGAGGAATATGCTGAAGGAAAAAGTGAAGCTCGTTCGCTGAGAACAGCACGGATTCATCCATCACTTACCTCTCTCATTAAGGCATCTGTTAAGCAAGAGTCACAATCTACAATTTAA
- the LOC104092679 gene encoding probable tRNA N6-adenosine threonylcarbamoyltransferase, mitochondrial isoform X1, translated as MASLLPSLSSPISRLSFLLYRPSFQLTIKVTNKLQFHNKSVKEPQLFKKFPAHCFSTSASNLQMVQNQKQKVVENENLVILGIETSCDDTAAAVVNSNGEILSQVISSQAELLARYGGVAPKMAEEAHALVIDQVVQEALDKANLTEKDLTAVAVTIGPGLSLCLRVGVQKARKVAGSHNLPLVGVHHMEAHTLVARLVEKELQFPFMALLVSGGHNLLILARDLGHYIQLGTTIDDAIGEAYDKTAKWLGLDLRRSGGPAVEELAREGDARSVKFKVPMKQHKDCNFSYAGLKTQVRLAIEAKRINAEVSLASASNEDRQARADIAASFQRVAVLHLEEKCERAIDWALNIEPSINHLVVSGGVASNKYVRARLDEVVKRKGLKLVCPPPSLCTDNGVMVAWTGIEHFRLGRFDPPPPANEPEDVVLDLRPRWPLGEEYAEGKSEARSLRTARIHPSLTSLIKASVKQESQSTI; from the exons ATGGCGTCTTTATTACCAAGCTTGTCATCCCCAATTTCCCGTCTAAGCTTTCTACTATATCGACCCTCATTTCAGCTTACAATCAAAGTTACAAATAAATTACAATTTCACAACAAATCAGTAAAAGAACCCCAGTTGTTCAAAAAATTTCCAGCTCATTGTTTTTCTACTTCAGCTTCTAATTTACAAATGGTCCAAAACCAGAAACAAAAAGTGGTTGAAAATGAGAATTTAGTTATTCTGGGCATTGAAACTAGCTGTGATGATACTGCTGCTGCTGTG GTAAATAGCAATGGTGAAATTCTCAGCCAAGTTATCTCATCTCAG GCAGAACTGCTTGCTCGATATGGAGGAGTTGCTCCTAAAATGGCAGAGGAAGCTCATGCACTGGTGATTGATCAG GTGGTACAAGAAGCACTAGATAAAGCTAATCTGACTGAAAAGGATCTAACTGCGGTTGCTGTCACCATTGGTCCTGGTTTAAGCCTTTGTCTGCGAG TTGGTGTGCAGAAAGCAAGAAAGGTTGCTGGTTCTCATAATTTACCTCTTGTCGGGGTCCATCACATGGAAGCTCATACTCTTGTTGCCAG ACTAGTGGAGAAAGAGCTGCAGTTTCCTTTCATGGCCCTACTTGTCTCAG GAGGGCATAACCTTCTAATCCTTGCACGTGATCTTGGCCATTATATACAACTTGGGACAACAATTGATGATGCAATTGGCGAGGCATATGACAAGACAGCAAAATGGCTTGGTCTTGATTTGAGGAGGAGTGGGGGCCCCGCTGTGGAGGAGCTAGCTCGAGAAGGAGATGCCAGATCTGTCAAATTTAAA GTCCCTATGAAACAACACAAGGATTGCAACTTCTCGTATGCTGGTCTGAAGACGCAAGTGAGGTTGGCAATTGAAGCAAAAAGAAT TAATGCTGAAGTCTCTCTTGCTTCAGCTTCTAATGAAGATAGACAGGCTCGGGCCGATATTGCTGCCTCCTTCCAG CGAGTTGCGGTATTACATTTGGAGGAAAAGTGTGAACGGGCAATTGATTGGGCTTTGAACATTGAGCCTTCAATAAATCATTTG GTAGTGTCTGGAGGTGTTGCTTCTAATAAGTATGTCAGAGCTCGTCTTGATGAGGTTGTGAAACGGAAAGGGCTGAAACTTGTATGCCCCCCTCCTAGCCTTTGTACTGACAATG GTGTAATGGTTGCATGGACTGGCATTGAACATTTCCGTCTTGGCAGATTTGATCCTCCGCCTCCTGCAAATGAACCAGAAGATGTTGTG CTTGATTTGCGCCCAAGGTGGCCACTTGGCGAGGAATATGCTGAAGGAAAAAGTGAAGCTCGTTCGCTGAGAACAGCACGGATTCATCCATCACTTACCTCTCTCATTAAGGCATCTGTTAAGCAAGAGTCACAATCTACAATTTAA